The following DNA comes from Methanosarcina vacuolata Z-761.
TAATCTGAAACAAATTCCTACCTCGACCCTTAAAATTTCAAGGAAAATCCGTTTTTCCTTTACGTTTTTTAGAATTTTTATTTTTTAGAATTTTTATTTTTTAGAATTTTTATTTTTTAGAATTTTTATTTTTTAGAATTTTTATTTTTTAGAATTTTTATTTTTTTATAAAACGTTGTTTTTAGACTCTGGTCCAAAATCTAGTGATTTTTGTATTTTTCGATTGAAATCATGAACTTGCAGGAAGAATTCGTTCTTCAATCAAACTCAATATTTGATATCGAAAGACTTCCATCGAGAGGACGTATTTAATGGATTATAACCAATTATAAAATCTAGTGATTTTCAATTTCACGTTTATCACTGGATTTTGGTACTGAGTCTGTTTTTATTTTATTTTACTCTATTTTAAATATCACTTAATTTAAACTGTTTAAGGGGTTTTTTAACGTCAAAATAGTCTCTAGCGGCCTTTCCCACGGCTTCACAGTACTCTTTCGGGCTATATACTCCCATTCTCCAGTTATCCATTTGGGCTTCCTGTAAGATAGATACAAAATGAGAAGCTTCGTTAAGAGGAATAATCTTGTGGTCAGTTTTTATCATGGCTTGCATTTCCAGCATTTCGGGTGTCTTAGGAATGTCCACAAGCACATACTCAGGATTAACCCCTGCCAGTTCTGCAATTTCTTTTTCGACCCTTCTGATTCGGCCACGGTGCCTCAGTACGGCTTTTCCTACTTCTGCCAGGCCTACATATAAAGCCCGTTTATAGAGTTTACGGGCATCAAGCAGCCGTGAAAGTTCTCCTGCATATCCGGTTGCGTTTCTCATAGATGCAACAAGGTCTATATCGTCCATCTGCCTGAGCTTAAACGGGTCAAGTTCATTATTTTCAATCATATACTCCACTGCTCTAGAACACATAACTTCAGAAATCCTGGTTACATGATGATAGTAAACCGATGTGTTCATCCAGAAACGTGAGACCAGAAGTGATTCGGCAGCTTTTAGACCACCATAATCTACAACGAGCCTATCCTCGTAAAAATTCATCTGCTTTATTAGACGATTATAATCCACAACGCCGAAGGCTACACCTGTGTAACGAGCATCCCGAACAAGATAGTCCATTCGGTCCACATCAATCTCACTGCTAAGAATCTGCCCTAGAGAAGTTTCTCCTTTTATGTGTTTTACAAGGTTTCCGGGAGAAATTCCGTATTTGCTCAGGACTTCTCTGATCTCTACTTTTCCCAGGATTTCCTTTACATCGTCATGCCTGCGCCGCGTGTATTTATCAATTACGTTCTCGGTAACGTGAGAAAAAGGTCCATGCCCTATATCATGCAGAAGAGCAGCAGCTTTTATTTCGGTTTTCTTGTCCTCTTCAATCGAGTCTAGACCCCTGGTCAGCGTGGATGCAAGATGCATTGTTCCAAGCGAATGTTCAAAACGCGAATGATTTGCTCCCGGGTAGACAAGGTTTGAAAACCCAAGCTGTTTGATCCTTCTCAGGCGCTGCATCTGGGGTGTGGAAAGAAGGTCCTGAACTAAATCATCCAGCTCGATGTAACCATGTACGGGATCAAGGACAACTTTCATTATTCTTTAGACAGATCTCATTATATATTGTTGTTACTACTACTCTGATACTGTAGATTTTGCAGAAACCCCTGATACCCGAAAGTTTAAAAGAAAGCCGGATATGGTATTATCATGATTATATTTTCAGGCGGCACCGGAACTCCAAAGCTCCTTGACGGGCTCAAGGAAATCATCCCAGCAGAAGAATTAACTGTTGTTGTAAACACTGCCGAAGACCTCTGGATTTCGGGAAATCTGATTTGTCCTGACTTGGATACAGTACTCTATCTGTTCTCGGACCAGATCGACCGAAATAGATGGTGGGGCATAAAAGACGACACCTTTCTGACTTATGAACGTATGCAGAAACTGGGCGTTATTGAAAGCATAAAGCTTGGGGACTGTGATAGAGCAACCCATATAATTCGCTCGAACTTTATCCGTAATGGAATCTCCCTTACAGATGCGACTTTAGAGCTTGCGTCCATTTTCGGAATTGATGCAAAGATTTTGCCCATGTCTGATGATCCTGTTTCTACCTATATAGAAACTCCTGAGTCAATTATACATTTTCAGGATTTCTGGGTCGGAAAACATGGAGAACCCGAAGTGCTGGGTGTTGATATAACGGGAATTTCCGAAGCTTCGATTTCTCCAAAGGTACTCGAAGCCCTTGAAAATGACGACAAAATCCTAATAGGGCCAAGTAACCCAATCACAAGCATAGGGCCTATCATTTCCCTGCCAGGCATGAAAGATCTGATGAAAAAGAAAAAGGTCGTTGCAGTCAGCCCAATAATCGGCAATGCCCCTGTAAGCGGACCTGCCGGGAAACTCATGCAGGCTTGTGGGCTTGAGGTATCTTCAATGGGAGTTGCAGAATATTATCAGGACTTCCTGGACATCTTTGTTTTCGATGAACGGGATCAGGCGGACGAATTCGCATTTGAGAGGCTTGGATGCCGCGCTTCCCGTGCAGATACTCTTATGACCTCAACTAAAAAAAGCAAGGAACTGGCAGAGTTAGTGGTAGCATTGTTTGATACTATTGCTTGTCCTTAATTTCCGATTTTAACCATTTTTTATTTTTACTATTTTTTATTTTTACTATTTTTTATTTTTCACTATTTTTTATTTTTCACTACTTTTTATTTTTCACTACTTTTTATTTTTCACTACTTTTTATTTTTCACTACTTTTTATTTATATTAAACACTTTTAATTTTTACTAATAAGTATTTTTACTTTTTTTTGTTTTATTCTCTTCAAATTTTTTTCATTACTTATCTTACCCATTTTCTTAACTTTATATTTCTCTTTTTATCTATTTTCTAGTATATTTACAGCGTTAACAAAATTCGAAAGTTTTATTTAATACATTTGGTATTGAAAATAACACTAAAAAGCATAATCTATAAATTTTGTATTATTAATTAAATAATAATTTCTAGAAAGTGCTATTTTTATAACTAGACTAAGAAGACATTAATTTAGTTCATTTGGAGAAAAAAGCATGATAAAAGCAGGTATAACAAATCTAAGGAGAATCAGCACAAAATTCATTTATCTTGTTTTCCTGACTGCCCTTGTTCTTTCCCTTGGATCTGTTCCAGGAATGGCAGCTGAAAATTGTAACTCGAACTTGATGGGTCAAGTCTTTGCTGCAGCCGAAGCAGATCTCGGAGCTATTGGACCAGAAAACACACTTATTATTACAGATATAGGCTCTCCTGAAGAGTCCTATGTTTTCCTAGATGATTTCTACTCAGAGTTTTATAACAGAGACCTTCTGTACACAAAAAATCTCCTTGTTGTCCAGAACTCAAGGAATAGTCCCCTATGGTTTGCATTTTTCAATAAATGCAGCGGGAAGTGCACTTATATCGAGGTCTCCGATGAAAACGAAAGTAAAATTAGCTACAAGGTAACGGAAAACATAGACTTTGATAAACTTTCGAAAACCAATAAATCGAGAGATGCGTGGAGTGAAAAAGTAAACAATTCGGTATTTGACGGGCGTGAGTTTGCTATTCTTTCAATTTCGAACGCCTGGGCTACAGGGAAGCTTGATTATGAACTTATGCAGTGCCTGGAACTGCACAATCATTTCTGTCCAGGAGTTTCAAGCGGTTATGTGCTTGCAGGCTGGATGGAAGAAAACTACCCGCTTAAGGAAGGCGTGAGTTATACGGTTTTCTCCTGCCCTAACTGGTGCAAAGACGATGTTTTCGTAAAGCGCTGGGATGTGACTCCAGGAACAGGAGGTATCTGGGTCTCTAAATTAACAGATAACGAAACCGAAGCTCTAGGTGGTTCTCCTGCAGGTATTTTCGTAGTCAAGGATAAAAATGCCGGAACTATGAAAGCAGTAGTCCTCGGGTTTGACTTTGACGTTGTCGATGCGAACAGTGGTGCAAAAGACGATGATCCAGGATGGGTCTCGAAATATTTAGCTGATCTCTGGCTTATGGATAAAGAAAATTGGGACACAAAAGGACTTGTCTCGGTAATTTCAGTGAAGGATATTGATGCCGATACCCTGAGCGAAATGGAGCTAGCAGACAATAATCCTTATGTGGTTCTCGGACTGCTTAATTCGACAGAGAGTACTCAGCCCTCGGAAAACTGAGCTAGTAGAACAGACAATTAAACTAATCTCTAAATAATCTCTAAACCCTAATCTCTAAACCCACAAAAGTTTAATAAGGTGTGTATGAGGATTCCAGTAATCCTCATATCTGCCTCTTTCTCTTCCTTTTTTATTTTTTTCAATTGGCTTTTCCTGAGTTCATTTGATCTTCTGTTTGAAATGCATCAACCTTATTTAATATACAATAATCTTTAGTAAATTTAGAAAATTTTAATAAAGAGCAAGCAAATGTTATGCGCATGGATGATGACTCTGTTGAAAAATGGCAACAAGCCGACGAAGAAATACGAAAAAATCTGTTACCGGGCGTGAAGATTGTGCGCACGTTACGAGAACATAAGAACATTATAGGTCGCACCGCTTGGTCACAGGCAGTTTTTTCATTTTGCTCGTTGGCGGATGAGATTTTTCTTGCTGATAAATACTGTCTAAAGTGCTTTTATCTTCTCCCTAAGCGAGACAAATACACTAGCAATCAAGATGAAATGAGGACAAATCAATGCCAATTGAATTAACATTTAAACAGATTTGTGAGTTCATCAAGAAAGATGATCGCGGGTTGATTGACGACGTGGACAATCTGCTCGGTCTCGCCTTTGCATCTTCGCCTTTGTTTATTGGCGCTGGATCTGTCGCTCTTCTGCCGCTGATTCCAGTGAAAAACGAAATCGTGAAGATTAGTAAGAGAGTATTTGAGGCACTTAAGTCCAAGGATGACGATGACTACCTTGCTAGGCGCCAGCGAATGGAGATGGCTTATGGTCTGATCTGTTTCACGGCATTCTTCGATGCTCTTGACCGACAAATTCCGGAACCACTCAGTGAAAGAATCGAATTACTAAAGAGAAGAAAGATTTCTCGCGAAGAATTCTGGGGTAAGAATTTCTGCCCAGCGGAAGTTTCAACGGATGATCCTACAAATACTATCACAGAAAACTCACTGGCAACTTTGACAACGCAGTTTCCTCATCCAGTTGAAACGTTGGATCAGCAGATTAAGCGGAATGCGGAACTTTGGGACAAAATGGCGAAGGATTTCCGTGAGTTTGTTCAGAATTCGGTATTTTGGAAGGAGGCAAATGAGGAGGAACAAGCTCAAATCCTCACTTGGATCGAGGAGGTTCCACAGGTAGCAGCTGAGTGTTTCGAGGCTCAATACTTCGAGCTTGTCCGACGTTACGAGGATTTTGCCGTGTGGGCGAATCTACAAGAGCACAAAAATGCTCAAGGTCTTCTCTGCTCGCTTTCAAAATATGTTCAGCAACAGGCTGCTTTAGAGATGGCCAGTAAGACCACAATAGATATTGGCTTCGAAAGAATGCGTGAAGTAGTTCTAAGTATTCCAGAGACCTTAGAAATCAAAAAAGCCACTGAGATTGCCGACGGTCTGAAGCATTATTACGATAAAGAAGTAGTTGAACCGATTGCAGAAGGGGTTGAACCGCAAGGAGACAAACCATGTCTCCGCTTCCCCCTTATATGCAACGCTTTCATCCCACAATCTTTTCAAGTACTCCTTTGGGAAAGCAAGCTGAAGAGCCTGGAGGATGAAGCCACCTGGAAAGGCTTGGAAAGACGAGAAGACTTAGCAGCATTCTTGCTCAGTTATCTCAGTTCGCCATTCAGCACTGAAGCACCGCTGGTTATTCTTGGACATCCAGGAAGCGGCAAATCCCTGTTGACAAAGGTTCTTTCTGCCCGATTGATGTCGAACCAATATACAATAATTCGTGTTCCTTTACGCGAGGTTAATGCAGATGCTCGCGTCACGGAACAGATTGAGGAACGAATTCACCAGGTTACAAGTGACAGCATACGTTGGGCGAAGTTCAGCGGTTCGTTCAAGAACAGTCCTCCACTTGTGATTCTTGATGGCTATGATGAATTGTTACAGGCTAGCGGCAAAGTTTTTTCGGGATATCTGAAGGACGTGAAGACCTTCCAGGAAAACGAGACTACGATGGGACGACCCGTTCGTGTGATTGTAACAAGCAGAATCACGCTAATTGACAAGGCAACTATTCCTCTAGGCGCGACAGTTATTCGCCTCCTCGAGTTTGATAAAAGACAGTGTGATAAATGGATTTCAATTTGGAACCAAGAGAATGCGACCTATTTCAAGGAGACAATGACCAATGAGTTCGCTCTGCCTATAGAAAACAACGATGGATCAGACAAGATCCTATCACTGGCAAAGCAACCACTCCTTTTGTTGATGCTGGCGCTTTATGATTCAGAAGACAACCAGCTCAGAAATAACGATTCGCTTGATCGGACAATTCTTTACGACAACTTGCTTCGTCGATTTGTGAAGAGAGAAAGAACTAAAGATCGAAATTTCGAAGAACTTGAGGAGTCAGATCAGGAAACGGAGCTAGATTTGGAGATGAAGCGTCTTGGTGTGGCGGCTCTTGGCATGTATAATCGTAGGAAGTTATTTATTATTTCTTCCGAACTGAACAAGGATATCGAGTTTTTCGATCTAAAGCGTCCAGTTCCAACCGGTCCCGGAAGGTTATTGACACAGGCTGAGCTATTGTTAGGGAGCTTCTTTTTTGTTCACAAATCCAAGGCACAAATAAAAGCTGGTGCGTCTGAGAATCACCAAGAAGCATCAGCCTTTGAGTTTCTGCACAACACCTTCGGAGAGTTCCTCACTGCTGATTTTATTATTCGGCAGGCGATAACTGAAATCGTACACTTAAAGGTGATGAAAGAGAACGATCTTCACCAAGAGTACAACAATCATCTTGATGCAGCCGATGGTCTTTCAAGAGTATGGTTTGCTAGCTTGGTTTACACACCACTGTTCACTCGACCAGTAGTTCTTGAAATGATGCGTGAATGGATAGGTCATGCGTTAAAACGCAGACATTTGTCGAAGCAAGAATTCCTGTCTTACTTGGATATAATAATTGAATCTCAGATCAAACGGCTTCTTAACAAAAGGGATTTCCCGTCTATCATGTGGAAGGAAGTGGCCCAGGAAGGGTATCGTACACCTTTCGACGACAAACCACTTTTAGGTCATATTGCTATCTACAGCATCAACCTTATTCTCTTGCGAATAATCGTTGCTAATGAACCGTTTGTATTCGATGAAAGTCGGATTAACATCCATGAAGACGGCACACGTCCTTGGGAGCGGCTGACTCACATATGGAGATCATGGTTTTCCTTGGATAACCTTAACGGCATAACTGCTGTTATGCTTTCAAACAGGCTGGAATCTCAAATCATGGTGAAGGCTAAAGATAAGTTCCAAATCGCTGAAAGCCAAAATCGATTATATGAATTCCTTAACGTGTCAATTTCTTTTGGAGACAATATTTCAAGTAGTCTTACGAGTCTCTTATTATTTGAGCCATCAAAGGATAATCAATTGAGTATTGAAGATATTGACCAAAGATTAAAATCCGAAAAGATTGACCTACAGTTCCAAATCTCAATGAAACGGATGATCCAGAATGAGACTCACGTAAACTCTGAAAATGCTCAAATATTCGCAAAAGAGGTTGAACAAATATTGGAGATAGCTCTTAAGGATGATAAGTTAGAAGAGCTTGAATATATCATTCTGAGTCTTTGTCATGTAGCGAGACGACTGAGATTAGAAAATATCGACATAAATATTCCATCGAGAAAGTTAGCTAGGATTGCCAAGCTGAATCCGCAAGTAGCATATTTACTTTGTCAGCTGGCAAAAGAAGTTCACGATAAATCGTGGACTCGTTTTTTAATTAGCGAATTTATTGATGAACTCGACTTTGAGAAACTGAGCAGCTGTAAACCTGAACTAGTGTTGGCCTGGGTGCAACTTCTGAAGGAGGTTAGAGGCGGGAGACATTTGGTGTGGTTTAAACCTAAGCTTCTAGAGCGAGTGTTTTACCCCCTAGACTTTTTGAAACTTAGCAAGCAGAACTCTGAAGTAGCGTTGGCTTGGGTGCAACTGGTGAAGGAGATTGAACTCGAAAGCCTCCTGCAGCAGATGGATACTGAGTTTTTAGAGCGCGCGTTTAATCCTAGCGATTTTCTGGAACTTAGCAAGCAGAATCCTGAAGTAGCGTTGGCTTGGGTGCAATTGGTGAAACAAATGAGAACAGTGAACTTCCTGCAGCAGATGGATACTGAGTTTTTAGAGCGCGCGTTTAATCCTAGCGATTTTCTGGAACTTAGCAAGCGGAATCCTGAAGTAGCGTTGGCTTGGGTGCAACTTTCGAAGGAGGTTGGAGGAGAAGTCTTTCTGCGGTGGATAGATCTAAAGTTTTTCGAGCAAGTATTTGACTTATATCGTTTTTTAAGACTTAGTAAGCAGAACCTTAAAGTAGCTTTGGCTTGGGTGCAACTTGTGAAGGAGGTTAGAGGAGAAGTCTTCCTGCAGCAGATGGATACTGAGTTTTTAAAGAAAGTATTTGTAGAACAAATATTTGACTTCCCACGTATTCTGAAACTGAATTGGCAGAATATTAGAGTTGTCTTAGCCTGGGTACAACTTATGAAGGAGATTGGAGGAGCGAGCTTCCTGCAGCAGATGGATACTGAGTTTTTAGAGCGCACGTTTAATTCCCGCTACTTTTTAGAACTGAGCAGGCAGAACCCTGAAGTAGCACTGGCCTTGATACAAATTGTGAAGGAGATCGGAGGCGTGAGCTTCCTACAGCAAATGGATACTGAGTTTTTCAAGCGAGTGTTTGAATCCAGAGATTTTATAGAACTGAAAATGTGGAACCCTAAAGTAATGATGGCCTGGGTACAACTTGCTAAGGAGATTGGAGGAGAAGTCTTCCTGCAGGAGATAGATATTGAGTTTTTAGAGCGAGGGTTTGATCGAAACTTTTTGGAAATGAGCATTCAGAGCCCCAAAGCTGCACTGACCTGGATGCAATTTATTAAGGAGGTAAGAGGCGAAAACTTCCTGCAGCATATAGATCCTAAGTTTTTCTCGATGGCGTTTAATCCACTTAACCTGTTGGAAATTAGCAAATGGAAACCTGAAGAGGTGCTGGTCTGGGTGCAATTTATGAAAGATGTTGCAAAAGAAGTCTCACTGCAAAGGATGGATCTAAATGTTTTCGAGAGAGCATTTAATCCATTCTACCTGTTGGAAGTTGACAAACAGAACCCCGAAGTGGCGCTTATCTGGATTCAACTTGCAGTGGATATTGGGTGCGAAAGCTTTCTTAAACAGCATGGTGAAGAAATTATTGATCAGTGGTCTAGCATGTTTAGCTCTGTGCAGATTTTCCGACAAAAGTCGACTCCCTTTTCAGCCCCGTTAAGATTGGCACGTATCATAGAGTCACCGAATGCAATCGAAAAGGTTCTTAGATGCTTGGTTTCTTCATTAAATCCGTCCGAAAGAGAGCAAGTATCTCTCGGGACACTACCATTGGTATCCCTCAGCGACCTTAAATGGCTCGCGAAAGAAACTGGAAGTCCTGAAATTAATTCGGCCTTGAGCCGTATTCTTAAATAAATTACATAGCTTCGCCTTGACTAAAGGACCCAAAGTTCACCATCTTAGGGCTCGTAACGAAATAACCTAATTAACACATTATTATTTTGGAGCAAAATCGATGGGACTGCTTATGAAAATGGCAAAGTACAGTGTAAAAATGGGCTTAGGTTATTTCGCGGTGGGTACTTAGCAAGGTTCTAGCGGTCTCACCTTCATGGGCCTGTTCAGATTCTTCATTCCATACTTGCTGCGTGTCTGGGTCAGCCTCCATAAGACACTGACTCTTATCCTTGTAGGATAAATCGGCTGCGGGTATATAGAAGCCTTTGGACATGATGTATGATCCCAAAATTATATCAAGTACTTTGAAGTTTCCCTAAAATTGGTTTGTCCTGTAGCTCCTTCGCCTTTGCATTTTTTACTCTGCTGCCTGAAAACAATTCACTTAAAGCACGATAGAATAATATTCTCTGGAATACTACTTACAGGAAATACCGCAACAGCCAAAAAAGAGATAATACCATGCTTGAAAAACTGAAAACCTCACTAATTAATTCTCCTGTGATCAAGCGAGGAGAATACAATTACTTTATCCATCCAATCTCTGATGGTGTACCGTCCATAGACCCCCATATGGTTGAAGAGATCGCCGAATATATTCTTCAGATTACCGACATCAAAAAAGTTGATACTATTCTTACCATAGAGGCTATGGGTATTCCTGTAGCAAATGCCCTTTCTCTGAAAACGGGAATTCCTTTGACCATTGTTCGAAAGCGGCCTTATTTCCTTGAAGGAGAAGTGGAACTTTCTCAGAGTACAGGGTACTCGAAAGGAGCTCTCTACATAAACGGGCTCAAGAAAGGGGACAGAGTAATTATCGTGGACGACGTCATCAGTACTGGCGGAACGCTGATAGCACTCGTAAAAGCCCTGAAGACTATGGGTGTAGAGATTCTGGACGTAATTTCCGTTATCGGCAGAGGGAATGGCTATTTGCAATTAAAGGAGCTCGGGGTTGAGCCTAAAATCCTCGTTACGATCGACGTGAGCGAGAAAGGTGTGGAGATCAAGAATGTCTTTGGGAACGAGTAATGCGTTTGACCTAAGGCCTGACTATATTATCAATGTAATAAATAAACTGGGCGCAAAAATCGTAGGTTTCCAGTTTCCTGAAGGGCTCAAAAGAAAAGGTCCGGAGCTAGCAAAAAAAGTTGAAGAAGCTACCGGAGCTGAGATTATCATCTCTGGAGACCCATGTTTCGGGGCATGCGACCTGGATAAGACTTTGCTTGAGCAGGTTGATATCCTTTTTCACTTCGGGCATGCCGAGCTGGAAGATACGAAATTTTCCGAAAAGATCTATTTCATCGAAACACGTTCCGCAGTTGACATCCAGACAGTTGTTGAAAAGGCTGTCTCTGAACTTAAGGGGCAGGTTATAGGGCTGATTACTACTGTCCAGCATGTCCATAAGCTCCCTGAAGCTTGCGCTGTCCTGAAGGCAAATGGAAAGACCTGCGTAATCGGGAAAGGAGACTCCAGGCTAGCATATCCGGGCCAGGTACTTGGCTGCAATTTTTCGACAGCAAGGAACGAGGTATGTGATGAATATTTATATATTGGAAGTGGAGATTTCCATCCTTTAGGTGTAGCTCTTTCCACAAAAAAGCGGGTCCTTGCAGCCGATCCCTTTTCCGGAGAAGTTCGCGAGGTGGACCCCTCAAGAATCCTCCGCCAGCGGAGCGCAGTAATTGCAAAATCACTGGATGCAAAGGTTTTCGGGATAATCGTATCGAGCAAAAACGGGCAGGAAAGAATGGAGCTGGCTTTCTCTTTGAAAGCGCTTGCGAAAAAGCACGGAAAAGAGGCACACCTTATCCTGATTGATCTTGTCACTCCGGATCAGCTTCTTCAATTCAAAGTAGACGCTTTCGTGAATACTGCCTGCCCAAGGCTTGCAATCGATGAAGTTGGGCGTTTTCCCTCCCCAATGCTTACGCCTCAGGAATTTGAGATAGTGCTTGGAGAGCGAGAATGGGAAAAACTTGTGCTTGATGAAATTACCGAAGAGCCGGTATAACTTTTTAAATGCTGGTTATGTCCAGGTAATATGTTAAGATCCAGATAATAAGTTAAGGTCCAGATAATAAGTTAAGGTCGAATTATTAAACTAAAATATACAAATGAAGAATTAAAATTAAAATGAATAGAAAATTTAAGTAGATGAAATGAAACAGAGAAAACTTGAGATACTCCTGGAAGAGTTGGAAGACTTTTCCAGTCCTGAACTTGAACTGGAGCAGTACCAGACCCCTCCTCTTTTAGCTGCGGAAATTCTTCACTTTGCTTACATGCAGGGAGATCTTGATGATTCGGTGCAGGATTTGGGCTGCGGTACTGGTATCCTTGCAATTGGGGCAAAGCTTCTGGGAGCCAGAAAAGTTGTAGGTTACGATACGGATTCAAAAGCACTTGAGACCGCAAGAAAAAATGCCCGAAAACTTGGAGTAGAAGTCGAGTTCGTATTATCAGACATTTCCGACATTAAAGAACGCGTAAAAACAACGGTTATGAACCCTCCTTTCGGGGCAAGAGTGAAAGGCAGAGACCGGCCTTTTCTTTCGTCAGCGTTAAGAACAAGTGAAGTGATATATTCAATTCACAACCGCGGAAGCCTTGCTTTTATCCAAAAGTTCATTAAGCCTGCAGTCATTACACACTCCTACGTTGCGAAATTCCCTATAAAACGAACCTTCGATTTCCATAAAAAAGAACGAGAGGTTATTGATGTTGAGATCTACAGGATTAAGATCTCCGGATAATCCAGACGCAAGTAACATTTAAAGGCATCAAACTTTATAGCTTTAGTGCAGGACTTTACCTCAAAAGGGGAGCTATTACACTGCTTATAATAAGTATGCCTGTGTATTACCAAACTATATAGTGCGTCAATAGGGCAAAAGTGACAGATAATAGGAACATGATAATTTATACCATCTATTGAGGTTGATTATCTGTCAATTGAATGTGCCAGTATCCAATTGAATGGCTACCAGCATTCCATA
Coding sequences within:
- a CDS encoding FmdE family protein, with the translated sequence MIKAGITNLRRISTKFIYLVFLTALVLSLGSVPGMAAENCNSNLMGQVFAAAEADLGAIGPENTLIITDIGSPEESYVFLDDFYSEFYNRDLLYTKNLLVVQNSRNSPLWFAFFNKCSGKCTYIEVSDENESKISYKVTENIDFDKLSKTNKSRDAWSEKVNNSVFDGREFAILSISNAWATGKLDYELMQCLELHNHFCPGVSSGYVLAGWMEENYPLKEGVSYTVFSCPNWCKDDVFVKRWDVTPGTGGIWVSKLTDNETEALGGSPAGIFVVKDKNAGTMKAVVLGFDFDVVDANSGAKDDDPGWVSKYLADLWLMDKENWDTKGLVSVISVKDIDADTLSEMELADNNPYVVLGLLNSTESTQPSEN
- a CDS encoding HD domain-containing protein — protein: MKVVLDPVHGYIELDDLVQDLLSTPQMQRLRRIKQLGFSNLVYPGANHSRFEHSLGTMHLASTLTRGLDSIEEDKKTEIKAAALLHDIGHGPFSHVTENVIDKYTRRRHDDVKEILGKVEIREVLSKYGISPGNLVKHIKGETSLGQILSSEIDVDRMDYLVRDARYTGVAFGVVDYNRLIKQMNFYEDRLVVDYGGLKAAESLLVSRFWMNTSVYYHHVTRISEVMCSRAVEYMIENNELDPFKLRQMDDIDLVASMRNATGYAGELSRLLDARKLYKRALYVGLAEVGKAVLRHRGRIRRVEKEIAELAGVNPEYVLVDIPKTPEMLEMQAMIKTDHKIIPLNEASHFVSILQEAQMDNWRMGVYSPKEYCEAVGKAARDYFDVKKPLKQFKLSDI
- the cofD gene encoding 2-phospho-L-lactate transferase, whose product is MIIFSGGTGTPKLLDGLKEIIPAEELTVVVNTAEDLWISGNLICPDLDTVLYLFSDQIDRNRWWGIKDDTFLTYERMQKLGVIESIKLGDCDRATHIIRSNFIRNGISLTDATLELASIFGIDAKILPMSDDPVSTYIETPESIIHFQDFWVGKHGEPEVLGVDITGISEASISPKVLEALENDDKILIGPSNPITSIGPIISLPGMKDLMKKKKVVAVSPIIGNAPVSGPAGKLMQACGLEVSSMGVAEYYQDFLDIFVFDERDQADEFAFERLGCRASRADTLMTSTKKSKELAELVVALFDTIACP
- a CDS encoding NACHT domain-containing protein, with translation MPIELTFKQICEFIKKDDRGLIDDVDNLLGLAFASSPLFIGAGSVALLPLIPVKNEIVKISKRVFEALKSKDDDDYLARRQRMEMAYGLICFTAFFDALDRQIPEPLSERIELLKRRKISREEFWGKNFCPAEVSTDDPTNTITENSLATLTTQFPHPVETLDQQIKRNAELWDKMAKDFREFVQNSVFWKEANEEEQAQILTWIEEVPQVAAECFEAQYFELVRRYEDFAVWANLQEHKNAQGLLCSLSKYVQQQAALEMASKTTIDIGFERMREVVLSIPETLEIKKATEIADGLKHYYDKEVVEPIAEGVEPQGDKPCLRFPLICNAFIPQSFQVLLWESKLKSLEDEATWKGLERREDLAAFLLSYLSSPFSTEAPLVILGHPGSGKSLLTKVLSARLMSNQYTIIRVPLREVNADARVTEQIEERIHQVTSDSIRWAKFSGSFKNSPPLVILDGYDELLQASGKVFSGYLKDVKTFQENETTMGRPVRVIVTSRITLIDKATIPLGATVIRLLEFDKRQCDKWISIWNQENATYFKETMTNEFALPIENNDGSDKILSLAKQPLLLLMLALYDSEDNQLRNNDSLDRTILYDNLLRRFVKRERTKDRNFEELEESDQETELDLEMKRLGVAALGMYNRRKLFIISSELNKDIEFFDLKRPVPTGPGRLLTQAELLLGSFFFVHKSKAQIKAGASENHQEASAFEFLHNTFGEFLTADFIIRQAITEIVHLKVMKENDLHQEYNNHLDAADGLSRVWFASLVYTPLFTRPVVLEMMREWIGHALKRRHLSKQEFLSYLDIIIESQIKRLLNKRDFPSIMWKEVAQEGYRTPFDDKPLLGHIAIYSINLILLRIIVANEPFVFDESRINIHEDGTRPWERLTHIWRSWFSLDNLNGITAVMLSNRLESQIMVKAKDKFQIAESQNRLYEFLNVSISFGDNISSSLTSLLLFEPSKDNQLSIEDIDQRLKSEKIDLQFQISMKRMIQNETHVNSENAQIFAKEVEQILEIALKDDKLEELEYIILSLCHVARRLRLENIDINIPSRKLARIAKLNPQVAYLLCQLAKEVHDKSWTRFLISEFIDELDFEKLSSCKPELVLAWVQLLKEVRGGRHLVWFKPKLLERVFYPLDFLKLSKQNSEVALAWVQLVKEIELESLLQQMDTEFLERAFNPSDFLELSKQNPEVALAWVQLVKQMRTVNFLQQMDTEFLERAFNPSDFLELSKRNPEVALAWVQLSKEVGGEVFLRWIDLKFFEQVFDLYRFLRLSKQNLKVALAWVQLVKEVRGEVFLQQMDTEFLKKVFVEQIFDFPRILKLNWQNIRVVLAWVQLMKEIGGASFLQQMDTEFLERTFNSRYFLELSRQNPEVALALIQIVKEIGGVSFLQQMDTEFFKRVFESRDFIELKMWNPKVMMAWVQLAKEIGGEVFLQEIDIEFLERGFDRNFLEMSIQSPKAALTWMQFIKEVRGENFLQHIDPKFFSMAFNPLNLLEISKWKPEEVLVWVQFMKDVAKEVSLQRMDLNVFERAFNPFYLLEVDKQNPEVALIWIQLAVDIGCESFLKQHGEEIIDQWSSMFSSVQIFRQKSTPFSAPLRLARIIESPNAIEKVLRCLVSSLNPSEREQVSLGTLPLVSLSDLKWLAKETGSPEINSALSRILK
- the hpt gene encoding hypoxanthine/guanine phosphoribosyltransferase — its product is MLEKLKTSLINSPVIKRGEYNYFIHPISDGVPSIDPHMVEEIAEYILQITDIKKVDTILTIEAMGIPVANALSLKTGIPLTIVRKRPYFLEGEVELSQSTGYSKGALYINGLKKGDRVIIVDDVISTGGTLIALVKALKTMGVEILDVISVIGRGNGYLQLKELGVEPKILVTIDVSEKGVEIKNVFGNE